In Janthinobacterium sp. B9-8, the genomic stretch CTGAAACCAAGCTGTTTGCTGATGCCGTGATGGTTACTGTGCTGCCAATCACTTTTACTGGAAATGCAGTGGTGAATAGATTATTGGTGGCAGCAGTGCCGCTACTTAAAGTAATACTTTCAACCCGGTTGTTTTTATCATCGCCAGCATTAAATTTAACCGTTGCTTTGCCGTCAGCCCCTGTGGTTACCCCTGATGAGCTTAATACACCCGTAGTGGTTGAGAGATCAATTAACGCGCCGTTAATTGCACCGCCATTTTTATCAATTGCTTGAATAGTTAGAGTTGCTTCATCGGTGCCACCTGTTTTGACTCCGGTAGATTTATCTGTGGATACCAAGATTTTTGTTGCCACTGCAGATGCATTGGGAACAGGTGTCGGTGTCGGTGTTGTGGATGAACTATCCCCACCAGATGATCCATTACAAGCCGTCAACATAATTGTTGCTAGCAGCAGCAGTCCACCAGCGACTTTCCGCGCGGCTTTGCCGTTGAAGTTGATTCGTTCCACTGCATACTCCTTTACTTTTTTTAAGGGCTGTTTTGCCCAATAGATTGAAACTTTTAAACCAATATAGGCAGATTAAACGATATTGATTGCAATATAGCAATCTTCGACACAAATTTTATTTTTAGTGTGTAATTTAATTTTTCGCTTAACGGTATGATTTTTTGTTTATGAAAGGATTTATCGTTTTTTTAGGCTTTAGTGTGTGCTGTTGGAGTACAAGGCTAGATAAAAAAGCAATTGGGTCTAAGGCTTAGTAGATTCTCTCGGTTTGTATCAGGGTTTGGGCTTATTTAAATTTATCTTTGATCGAAGATTGTTTGATTATAGTTTGTAAAAAAACATTGTTGTTTTTGAGTTGAAAAGTGGTGTGCAAGGCGTGCACACCACTTTAGGTTTTAAGTCTTTAGTTCACAATCTCTGTCCAAGCCGAGCGGCGGCCTTTTAATTGCGGTCTGAGGAGTGCCTGCCCTTTTTTTGGGTCCCCTTCTGAACCAATATCGAGGCTGTCACCATCCTTATTGCCGCCGTCACTAGGAGTTGTCACTGATGGAATCTGTTTTGGATCTTCATGCGCTTTGCCAAATGCATCCTCGCCTGCGGTGATGGATTGAGTGATTTTGGGATTAGAGCACATCCAATTGCTGCTGATTTCCATTGGCAATGAATACTGTCTGCTTTTACCGTCTGGTGTGCAGGCATCTCCATCTGGAACTGTGGTGAAAAAGCGCGCTTTTTCTCCTCGCTGCATTGGGTCGTTCGAAAGGCGTTCTTTGTTGATAAACATATTGGCCCGCCAGCCTCTGATTTTTTCACGGCATGCCAATAGTGCTGCTGGAGTGTCAACCGCGCTGGCATCTCCGTTGCGAGTTAGTTCGATGTCACCACCATTCTTTTTGAACTGTAGCTCGGTTAATGCTGTTGAGCTGCCTAATGCTGTAAAAGCAGAGTCTATAGTGCTGGCGCTAGGGTCCACTAATAAACCATAAAAAGTGTGGGTATCGCTGCTGGAAAGGTCGGCTTGGTTTAAATAGCGGCCGGTTCCAAAGGTCACATAATGCATGGCTTCATTAGCGCTGTTTTTATGTGCGGTGGCTTTAACCATAGGGGCCGTGGTGATGGCCTGTGGCAATAGATCCGTACCCGTTTTGGCAACCAAGGCGCCACTGCCATCTTTGGGATTAAAACGCCATAAATTGCCCGCCAAATCACCGGCATAGGTCATTAAAATGGTGTCATCAACGTTTCTATTTTCAAATAAGACACCAATTTTTGATAAGCCGCATAGGCCTGTATTGTTGCTGCAGCTGCTGGTGAAGGTGTTATCAACAACACCAGTCGCTGCATTCAGGGCAAAAATATAGCCTTTATTATCTGCATTGTCGTAGCCGCTGCTAAGTAAGACTTTCCAAGTGCCGTTTACCTTTCCTACAACAGGAAAGCCATAAGTATTGCCTAGACGTGAGTCGCTGAAGCTCCATAAAAGGACAGGTGGTGAGGCTGGGTTGGTGATATCCAGTGCATAGTATTCACCGCCACCACCACGTAAGCCGCCTACAAGGATGGTTTTCCAAGTATTGCCCACTTTAATATCGGCAATGGTTGGTGCACCATCAACAAAGTATTTGAAATCGTTGGTATAAGCACGTTCTGCCTGTTGCCATAGGCGAGGAATAACTGTGGGAGGAACAAAAGCCCATTTTTCCTCTCCAGTGATGGCATCAAAGGCGTGCAGCATCCCGTCATTCGCCGGGGCGTAAACCATTGCTTTTCTACCTGCATTGCTACGTACAAAAGTGTCATAACCCACATCGCTATAGGCTTTATTCGGTTTTTTTACATAGCTAACGCCGCCATGAATCACAGATCCTAGGTAGCCTATGCGCACACGATATAAGGAGTCTGCTGCTTTTGCATCTGGCTTGATTTCATTGCTTTTATCGCCCCGTAAATAATTAATCAGAGCGCTGGCTGTATTTTTGGCAAGCTGTGTAGAGCTAAGTGTGCCATTACTGGTTTTGAGTGCTGTGACACCTGCGGCCATCGCACTGATAAGGGTGGTGTTTTGGTCGTTGAAATCAACCAAACTGGTGCACGCTCCGGGTGTGCAGGTATAAATTTTTCGGTTTGCATGACCTAACTCTCCTAGCTTAGTGTTTGCAGACCAAGTAACGCCCTCTAATGCACTGGTCTCCAAGTTGAGGGTGCGGGCCTGCACCTCCCCTGTCCAACTGATGGTTTTAAACGAGCTTGAGAAAATCGAGCGATCATCAGGGCTCATAAACGAGCTGGATACATCGGCAGACCCAACTGAGGCTGTTTTTGATTCAATATCGCTGAGGGCTTTGGAAATCCCTGCTGCTACGGCATTGGGGTCTTTTGCACTGAAATATTCACCCCCACCATTAACGGCAGCGTGCCATAAATCATCGATGGTGGTTTTGGAGTCTCCTTCCACCTTGGGCCAGGGCACGCGTTTATTAGATAGCGGCTCGTAATCACTTCTTTTAAGCTCACCATCCATGCCTAAGCCTAGTGTATAGGTACGCATTATCTGACGCCCTTTTTCGGCCCCAGCAAAGGCCTCGACTCCTGGCACGTTATTGGTCATTGTGGAGCGAATATCATTTTTAAAGTAATACATGGCCACATCTGCAAGTGTTTCACTTGTATTAGTGTCATCTTTCATCGGATAAGGGATGTTGCTGGCGTTATCCTGTTTGCCAATGCCTGCATTATTGCCCCTGTTCCAGTAGCCATCAGTAGTGAGAATGGTGAAATTCTGCTGGCAGGTGTACTGCATGGGGTCTGTTACATCTCGGGTAGGGAGCTGGCCGGAATAAATTTTTCCTACGGCATTAAGCGCGGTTTTAAGTGGCGTTCCACCGCCCGGATATGTGCCATAGAGCATGGCATACCAAGCCGATTTTTGAGTATTGGCATAGTTCTCAATATTGAGATAGCGATCTTTGCTGTAGTGACCACCGGTTAGATTATTGATAGAAGAAAAGCCCACGCGATAGCGGTCACCAATGCTGGAAAAAGCCGCACCAGCACTGGATTTCATCATCAAAATACGTGTGCGGTAATAGCTAAACCAGTTGGCAAAATTTTGTCTTTCTGCTGCAGATTTTGCACTATTGTCTTGTGGGATAAGTACTTTTTCCCAACTAGAGCCAGGCCGGTTCAAAGCTAAACCGCACTGCTCTTCTGATGGCAATGTAGTGGATTTGAATTGCCAATAAAATGCAGGTTCTTTGTACGAGTTGCCATTGTTTGCACTGCCTACACTATCGTAGGAAAAAAAACCGTTGCTAAGGTTGTGGGTTGCTGTGCTGCCGCTGCTAAAGCCGTCATACCAGGCAGCAGTAAAGCTGGCATTCGGCATATCGGTGCCGTTGGCATTTTTGGGGGCGAGGTAACTGGTCTTAGGGTTGTAATACACGCCGTTGCAATATGAATTATGGTAGCCAACGCTATTACGCCAATGAACAACGCTGTCTGGCATAAAGCTCCATGCCATCGAACCGGAATCATCAATGATAAACATCACATTGGGTTTGATATCGCCTGAGCTTAAAGTTGATAAAGGCTTATCTGCCGTTTGGGCGGCAAAGCTATTTAGGCTAATACTCAGAATACTGAGTGCAATTATTTTCATTGTGTACCTCTGTCGCTTTAATACAGTGTGCTTTGATAAAAACTAACCGTGTTTTTGGGGCCTTCAATTCGCACGGTGATTTTGTAAATCATTTGATACTCAGAATTACCTTCTGGCTCATTAGGTGACATCTTTTGTAAGTCGCACGCGCTTCTGTTTGGTGTTTTTTGCCCTGCTGTGGCGCAGCTACGCTGAATAAAATAGGCGGCTCTATACCCATTCTCATTAAGTGCTTCATTGGCTTTTGCTTGTGGCAGAGGGGCATTCCCTGCATTAGGGTTGGCCCATACCCAGTTCACATTTGCACGCCATGCATTGCCATTTATGGGGTTGATTGCATTCGTTGGGCTATAGCCATTCGCATTGGATGCATTATTGAGCTCGGCAGGCGCTTGCAATGATCGATCCACCAACCAAAATCGTGCTTTTTCAAGAGCGGCATCGGCGGCTGCCGTGGTGCCTTGGCGCAGGGCTAGATTATTGGCAACCTGGTTGCTAGTCATCATGGATCTGACTAAGGCAATGGCGGCTAAGGTCATGACCACTAATACGATCAATGAAATCAGCAGCACTAGCCCTTTTTGCTTGTGTTTTAGGGCTTTAGGGGGCATTGGAGCTCGTTTATACAATGGATTATTGGGCATATGCTTTACGGCGCAGATGTACTGATTAAATTAGGCTGATTGATGAGCCGCTGATTACGTAGTGGCACTACGGTTTCATGCACGGAATAGCGGTAACACTGCCAGCTGGTGTCGCTGGGTTGTGCATTAGTTGGCTGATTGAAATCGCCACCAGCCCAGGTAAATTTGGCATCAGCAGCCGTGGCATTGCAGCTACCATCTCGTTTAGGTTTTTCGGGGTAGTTGCCCCGTACTAGCACGGCATAGCGAATTGCAATCAGCCGTTGCCATCCTTGGAGATTGGCGGGGGTTGTGTTGGTCCAGCTGCTGACGTTATTGGGTATATTGTCGCCGTCCGTATTGGTGTCCAGGCCATATTGCGCTTTGAGCTGGATTACATTTTCTGTCGTGTTGGTCCAGCTGCTCTCATCAACGGCCTTATCTTTGGGGGCATCCATACTGAGCAAACTACCATCCGTTTTATTACCTACTTGATTACATTGATTAGGGTTGCCTGCTAAATACACGCAGTAGGTGCGGCGAACCATCGTGCCAAAGTTAAATAAGCGCGTGGTGTTCATTGGCAGTGAGGCCGGGAAAGGCTGATTTACTGCCGTGCCATTCCAAAGTGCATTTGCGGTATGGCGCAGCAAAAAGTCTTTGCCTGCAGCGGGTGTACCTGCGCCTACACAATCAGCACTGGTGCAGGTAATTTGAAACAAGGGGCAGGCCGTTTGTGCCTGTTTACCTGGGTCTGGCCAAACCACGACTAAATCGCCGGTCTGGAACTGACTTGCCAATAAGATATTAACGAATTGATTGTCATTATTGGTGTGTGTAGTCCCCTCGCCAAACAGGGCTGGCATACCACCTGCTGGCGATGTGCTGTACATTAGTGAAATCTGATCAGAGCCACCCGCCACAGTCGTGATGCGTACAGGCACAAGAGGGAAGTTTGTGTAGTTTGCATTTTGCGAAACCACATTGCAGTTCAGTGCGCGGCTTGAGCCTATGCCATAGCCAGAACGCTCCAGATCTTTTTGGATTTGCATAATGGCAATCCCGCCACTGCTTTGCGCATTGCCACTGCCTAAGGTTGATCTTCGAAAGCCTTCGCTGGTGCTGAAGGTTTGGTAAATAGCAAGAGAGGCCAGTAGCGAAATCACAATGGCTACCATGATTTCGATCAGGCCAAAGCCATAAGAAGGGCGCATTTTATAATCCACAGCGTAAATGCCTTGTTTCCAAAGGATCGTTGGTTTCTAAAATTGTCGGGATATCTATCGTGGTGACCGCTTGATTGAGCCCCTTATTTGCGCCCGTAGCTGCTGCTGTTTTTGCGCCATTGTGTACTGGCCAGCTGATGGATACGGTGGCCCTGCGGGAGCAGGGGGTGCTGGTTGCATCGTTTGCCTGAATAGCAACAGAACAAGTGGCATCGCTAAGGTTTGCTGATACGGCCTGAGCCCACTTTTTTGCGGCATCTGAGCTGGGCGCTACATCTTTGCATTTCGCTTTTGTTATTTGAAAGTCGCTTAAATTTGTGATGTTGCTGCGCATTTCACCATCTAGCCTCTGAATTAACTGGGTGGCCGTTGTCCGGGAGCTGCTGCTCACCGAGTGGCGCATGGCATTAGCCTGTAGTGCACTAAGAGCCAGCACGCCAAAGGAAAAAATACTGATGCCAACTAAACATTCAAGCAGCATCGATCCACGTTGAGAATGAAGCGTGCTCATTTGGCTGTCCTCATACAACTTGCAGGGTTTTTTGCAGGCGCGTCAGGCAGGCAAAGCTGCGTATTGCCGCCTTCATCAGCGAGTAAGCAAATTCTTGCCGGGCTTTGAATGGTGTTGCTCTCGGCAGTGGCTTTACGGCAATCTGCTACCTCGGATTCATTTGCACTGACGATAATGCTGAGCGAGCGATTGGCGCGACCTAGCGCATCAAATCGCAGTAGCGATTGGTCTGCTACCAGCTTAAATTGAGCGGAGTTACCTTCAGTCACGGTTTTCCCTTCAATAAAGGGGTAGCTTGGGTTTGCTACAGTGGGTGCATTGCCTAAGTTGATACAATCCGGGCAGGCACGGATGAGCCATGCTGTGCCTTTGTTGTTTGCTGAGACGCTGGCGGAAATGGCCGGTGAAACGGCATCATTTGTCAGCACCAGCTCCACATAGCCATTACGCTTAATTGCCTCTGCCCGTGCGAGTTGCACGGCGCTTTGGAATGATTCGGCGTAGGTTCTGAGCTGAGTACCACGTACCCATGCTTGAAATGGTGGCCCGGCCAATGATAATAAAACGCCAAAAATAAGTAGCGTGATCATCAGCTCGATCAGGGTAAAGCCCTGCTGGCAGCTTTGAGGAAGGCGTAGTTCCATGATTAGCAGCCAGACTTTTTGCTAACCCAGCAGCTATCTGATGTTGTCCACCCTTTGCTGGTTGGGGCTGCTGTGGTGGCTTTGATGCCCTGATCGTTGAGTGTGAAAGTAAAGCCGCTTGCTTTATTTGTGCCCGTAGCGACGATGGTATAGGCATTTGCAGTTTTGTCTTTGCAGGTGATATTGAAGCCTTCTGCTGCGGTTGCATCTCTTTTGCAGTCGAAGTTTTCATAGCTGCGGTTATTCATAAAAAACTGCTCAAGCTGCACTCGTGTTTCGCTTAGCTTACTTTGTGCCTCTACCAGCCGACTGCGGATGACGTAGTCTTGATAGCTAGGCACGGCAATCGACGCCAAAATGCCGATAATCGCCACGGTGATCATTATTTCTATAAGGGTAAAACCAGCTGAAAGTCGCATTATCGTTTCCTAACATATTGGATCGGCATAATGCTTACATAGGCGGCATTTATCTAGTCGGTTGAAGTTCTTATAGCATTTTATCGGCGGCCGTTTTTTTCTGATGAGCGGTAATTTTTATTTAGAAATGTCAGTTTTAAACAGTTGCTTGATTGTTGGAGGGAGAAAGAAGGGGAAATACGGGGAGGAAGAGCGGCGGGGGATTGGGTAGATTTAAAATAACATTGTTAATATCTAATACTTGTTGCTAAAACGCTACGTCAAATCTGGTACTTTTACCGTCATTACGTGGCAGTTAATGACATTGGCAACCCATCTGTAATGGGCTGCCAATGTTTTCTTAGCGAACGATTTCACTCCAGGAAGAGCGTTTTCCTTTAACTTTTAGGTCTAGTCTCGCTGCATCCACAGAGCCAGTGCCATCTGCATTCACTTTAATACTGTCGAATTTAGAGGTGGTAACTGAGACTCGGCGCGATGGGTCGTCTGAAAGCACGCCGTCTTTATTCTTACCCACACTGATAAATACATTGGTTGATGGGTTGGCGCACAACCAGTCTTTACTTAAATTAAGCGGCATTTTGTATTCACGGCTAACGCCGCCTGGCGTGCAGGAGTCGCCTCCCGGCACAATGGAGCTAAATACACCATAGGTATCAAAAGGAAAGGGGTCGTTAGGAATACGCTCTTTAGCAATCGGCAAATTAGTCCGCCAGCCTTTGGTGCTGTTTTTACAAGTTGTTAAATCACTGCCTAAGGCAGAGTTAGCCGCTCTTTTTAAGGTAATGGTGTCAAAGTTGCCGTCGCCGTTACTAAAGTCTCCTGCTACAGAATTCGGGCAGTTATTCGATAAGCTCGCTCCATCAATTCCATCCAAAGAAGTAACCGATCCATTTAGATTGTCTTTAATGGTTTTATCGCAGGTTTTATCAAGAACTAGCTCAATTAAAGAGCCCGATGAGCGCAAGTTATTAAAGCTTGAATCGATTGATCCTAAGCTTGGATCAATTAATAAGCCATATATCGTTTGCGTATCGCTGGTGCTCATATCATTTTGATTTAAAAAGCGCCCTGTTCCAAAGTTCACATAATGAGAAGCAATGCCGCTGCTGTTTTTATAAGCGGTCATTTCTTTAATCAGCGGGGCCGAGCTGATGGGTTGGCGGAGTGCGCTGGTGCCTGTTGTGGCCGCAAGCACCGCATTACCCTGTGCGCCCGCCACATCAAAGCGCCATAAATTGCCTGCTAAATCACCTGCGTAAGCCATTTTAATTGTGTCGTCGATATCGGGTTCAGTAAAGAGCACTCCGATTTTTGATACGCCGCAGGTGCCATCTGTGGCGGTGCACGCGGTGGTGAAGGTTTTTTCCAGCGCACCTGTTGTAGCATTTAGAACAAAAACATAACCTTTGCCATCACTGTTATCGTAGCCGGAGCTAAGCAATACTTTCCATTGTCCCGCTATTTTGCCAACCACAGGAAAGCCATAGGTTTTGCCAAGCCGGCTATCTTTAAAGCTCCATAAAGGCGCAGCGGGGGCGGTGGCAGATGGATTGGTGATATCGATTGCGTAGAACTCGCCGCCACCACCTCGTAAGCCGCCTACCAGAATGGTTTTCCATGCGCTTCCTGTATAGATATCGGCAATGGTCGGGGATCCATCTACAAAATACTGAAAATTACTATCGTAATTTCTATCGGCTTGCTTCCACAGGCTAGGCAGTAGGCTTGGGGGAATAAATGCCCAGACCTCTTCTCCTGTGCTGGCATCAAAGGCATGCACCATGCCATCGTTGGCGGGCGAATAAAGCATGGCACGACGCGTTAAATTAGTGCGCGAAAACTCACCATATCCAGCGTCTGCATATGCTTTATCAGATTTTTTAACGTAGCTCACTCCGCCATGAATAATCGAGCCAAGAATTTTGGTGCGCTGGCGAAAAAGTGCGGTTACAGCTGTTGTGTTTGGATTGGCGGTGTTGGGCTCATTGCTTTGATCGCCTCGCAGATAGTTCACGAGCTTGGTGCCATCAATGGCAGCCTGCTGGGCTGTATTGAGCGAATTGGCTGTTTTTAAGCTGGTAACACCAGCAGTAATAGAGGCATTGCTGGCGTAAGTGGCCGCATCAAAATTGGTGAAACTGGTGCATGTGCTCGCGCAGGAATAGATTTTGCGGGGGTTACTGACCATATTGCGCGCGGCGAGCAAATCCTGTGCTGACCAGAGCGCAGTAGTGGTAAAGGTTGCGTTGCTCACATCAACACTTCTGGCGGATACATCGCCAGTCCAATCTCGTGTTTTATAGCTGCTGTTGTAAACCTTATTGTCAGCCGCGGTCATAAACGCATTGGATACATCGGGGGCACCCGCTGATCCTAGCCGGGAGCTGATATCGTTCAGTGCACTTTTCAGGCTGGCAGCAACGGCATTCGGGTCTTTGGCGCTAAAGAATTTTCCACCGCCATTGACGCCTGCATGCCATAAATCATCAATGGTGGTTAATTGATCCCCCACCACGGTTGGCCAGTTTTTTGTGCCATTTTTGATGCCTACAAAATCATTAACACTGGCATTGCTGTTGGTTTCGTAGTCGTCCACATAATTAAGAGTGCCATCCATTCCCAGGCCTAGGGTATAGGTACGCATCATTTGCCTGCCTTCAGGGCCCGTATCAAAAGCAGGGATGCCCGGTGCATTATTGGCCATGCTGGTGCGTAAATCGGTTTTAAAGTATTTCATTGCCACATCGGCAAGATTATTGGATTGATTCGCTCCGTCGAGCATTGGTCTTGGTACGCCGGAGCCGGTGTCCTGATTGCCTACTGATACACCGTCCCCGCTGGCATTCCAGTAACCATCAGTCGTTAAAATTTCAAAATTTTGCTGGCAGGTGTATTGGATAGGGTCGGTTACACCGCTTTTATTCCCTGAATAGATCTCCCCAACTGCCTGTAATGCCGTTTTTAAAGGCGTACCACCACTTGCTGGGACGCCGAAAAGCATGGTGTACCAAGCACTTTTTTGCGTGCCGTCAAAATCTTTAATATTTAAAAAACCGGAGCTAGCAAAGTTGTTGGCTGATAAACGCCCAATACGTGAAAATCCGATGCGGTAGCGGCTATCCATATCTGCAAAAGCCAAGCTTGCGCTGGATTTCATCATCAGCATGCGGGTGCGGTAATAGCTAAACCAGTTGGCAAAGTTTTGCCGTGCAGCGACCGAGGCGGCACTGCCATCACTAGGGATTTTTGTTTTTGTCCAAGATCCGGTAGTCAGTGTGTTGATTGAAGAGGGCAGCGAGGTATCGCATTGCGAGTCGGATGGCGTACTGCTGGAATAGGTCCAGTAAAACGCGGTTTGTTGTGGCCCATTGGCCCCGCCGGTTACGTTGTCATATGCAAAAAAATTGTTAGATAAATTATAGGTGCTGCTGTTGCTCGGCCCGCCTGAGGTGCCTGTATTAAACCCGTCATACCATGCCGCGGTGTAGCTGGCATTAGGCTTACTTGTGCCATCGGCATTTTTTGGTGGAAGGTAAGTGGTGGCCGGGTTGTAATACACACCATTGCAATAGGAATTGTGATAACCCACTCTGGTGCGCCAATTGCTCACGCTATCAGGCATATGGCTCCATGCCATTGACCCTGAATCATCAATCGTAAACATGATATTGGGCTTTACATCGCCCGAGGTTAAAGTCGAAAGCGGTTTATCGGCGGTTTGAGTTGCAGCTAGGGAGCTGACACTAAGGCCAAGCCATCCTAAGGCAATAAGACTGAGTTTCATGATGCTTGGTCCTTAATGAAAATACCAAAGGTGCTGAGTAAACAGCATCTATATCGGGGGCCGGCTTCGCTTTAATAAATGGAAGCCTGGTAAAAGCTAACTGTGTTTTTTGGCCCCTGTACCCTGACCGTAATAAGGTAGCTCACATTAAAAGATGTTTTTTCTTTTAAGCAGCTTGGACAGGCCTTAATTAGATTGCAGGGATTGCCTGTGCCTGCAGCCGTGTCAATGACTAAGGAAGGGGCTGCATTATTGCTGCAACTGCGCTGAATTAAATAAGCAGCGCTAAAGCCATTTGCATTGGCAATAGTGGCGGCACTGGTGGCTTGTACCATTGGTGCTGGAGTACAGGGCCGGGGGGTGCACGTATTACTTACCCAAACCCATGCGCTGCCCGCCCGCCACTGCGTATTATCTGTAGGACTGATCGGGTTGGTGGTATTGGTGGCGCTATAGCCGTTCGCTGCAGAATCTGCATTCAGTGTGGCTGGGTTGGTGCTTGATATATTGAGCAGCCATTGGCGGGCAGATTCCAGCGCGATATCTGCAGCAGCTGTAGTGCCTTGGCGGAGTGACAGATTATTGGCAACCTGAGTGCTGGTGGTGATCGATCTGACCATGGCAATGCCTGCCAGGGTCATAATCACCAGCACGATCAGTGAGATAAAGAGCACCAGACCTTGCTGGCGTGGGGGGGAAGGAATACGTGCCGTGTTCATGCGATCGTCTTCCTTAAAAGCCCGTGATGGGTTGGTTTAAGATAATTTGATTGCGCAGCGGCACCACGGTTTCATGCACGCTGTAGCGATAGCATTGCCAGTCTGCATTAACGGGTGCAGTGAGCGCATCTGCGCCGGACCAGCCAAGGTAGTAGGCCGCAGTGGTTAGCGTAAATGCATCACTTGGGGTGGCTGCGGTGTAGTTATTGGCACTGTCGTTTACGCAAGTGCCGGCACGGTTGGGTTTTTGCGGATTGCTCGCCCTGACCAACACGGCATAACGCACGGCTAATACTTGCGCCCACTGGGCTGGTGCGGCTCTTTGCCAGATATCGACGTTATTAATGATATTGTCGCCGTCGGTATTGGTGTCTAAACCATATTCGGCCTTCATCTGGATGACGTTTTCTGTAACCACTTGCCATACGCCATCGACCGCTGCTGTGGCATCGAGCGCGTCTAGGCTTAGCAGCGAGCCATGAATTTGGGTACCTGCTCCTGCGCAGACATTGGTGTTGCCGCTAAGGTACACACAGTAGGTGCGGCGGTTTAGACG encodes the following:
- a CDS encoding PilW family protein gives rise to the protein MRPSYGFGLIEIMVAIVISLLASLAIYQTFSTSEGFRRSTLGSGNAQSSGGIAIMQIQKDLERSGYGIGSSRALNCNVVSQNANYTNFPLVPVRITTVAGGSDQISLMYSTSPAGGMPALFGEGTTHTNNDNQFVNILLASQFQTGDLVVVWPDPGKQAQTACPLFQITCTSADCVGAGTPAAGKDFLLRHTANALWNGTAVNQPFPASLPMNTTRLFNFGTMVRRTYCVYLAGNPNQCNQVGNKTDGSLLSMDAPKDKAVDESSWTNTTENVIQLKAQYGLDTNTDGDNIPNNVSSWTNTTPANLQGWQRLIAIRYAVLVRGNYPEKPKRDGSCNATAADAKFTWAGGDFNQPTNAQPSDTSWQCYRYSVHETVVPLRNQRLINQPNLISTSAP
- a CDS encoding type IV pilus modification PilV family protein; the protein is MSTLHSQRGSMLLECLVGISIFSFGVLALSALQANAMRHSVSSSSRTTATQLIQRLDGEMRSNITNLSDFQITKAKCKDVAPSSDAAKKWAQAVSANLSDATCSVAIQANDATSTPCSRRATVSISWPVHNGAKTAAATGANKGLNQAVTTIDIPTILETNDPLETRHLRCGL
- a CDS encoding type IV pilin protein gives rise to the protein MRLSAGFTLIEIMITVAIIGILASIAVPSYQDYVIRSRLVEAQSKLSETRVQLEQFFMNNRSYENFDCKRDATAAEGFNITCKDKTANAYTIVATGTNKASGFTFTLNDQGIKATTAAPTSKGWTTSDSCWVSKKSGC
- a CDS encoding pilus assembly protein, whose protein sequence is MKIIALSILSISLNSFAAQTADKPLSTLSSGDIKPNVMFIIDDSGSMAWSFMPDSVVHWRNSVGYHNSYCNGVYYNPKTSYLAPKNANGTDMPNASFTAAWYDGFSSGSTATHNLSNGFFSYDSVGSANNGNSYKEPAFYWQFKSTTLPSEEQCGLALNRPGSSWEKVLIPQDNSAKSAAERQNFANWFSYYRTRILMMKSSAGAAFSSIGDRYRVGFSSINNLTGGHYSKDRYLNIENYANTQKSAWYAMLYGTYPGGGTPLKTALNAVGKIYSGQLPTRDVTDPMQYTCQQNFTILTTDGYWNRGNNAGIGKQDNASNIPYPMKDDTNTSETLADVAMYYFKNDIRSTMTNNVPGVEAFAGAEKGRQIMRTYTLGLGMDGELKRSDYEPLSNKRVPWPKVEGDSKTTIDDLWHAAVNGGGEYFSAKDPNAVAAGISKALSDIESKTASVGSADVSSSFMSPDDRSIFSSSFKTISWTGEVQARTLNLETSALEGVTWSANTKLGELGHANRKIYTCTPGACTSLVDFNDQNTTLISAMAAGVTALKTSNGTLSSTQLAKNTASALINYLRGDKSNEIKPDAKAADSLYRVRIGYLGSVIHGGVSYVKKPNKAYSDVGYDTFVRSNAGRKAMVYAPANDGMLHAFDAITGEEKWAFVPPTVIPRLWQQAERAYTNDFKYFVDGAPTIADIKVGNTWKTILVGGLRGGGGEYYALDITNPASPPVLLWSFSDSRLGNTYGFPVVGKVNGTWKVLLSSGYDNADNKGYIFALNAATGVVDNTFTSSCSNNTGLCGLSKIGVLFENRNVDDTILMTYAGDLAGNLWRFNPKDGSGALVAKTGTDLLPQAITTAPMVKATAHKNSANEAMHYVTFGTGRYLNQADLSSSDTHTFYGLLVDPSASTIDSAFTALGSSTALTELQFKKNGGDIELTRNGDASAVDTPAALLACREKIRGWRANMFINKERLSNDPMQRGEKARFFTTVPDGDACTPDGKSRQYSLPMEISSNWMCSNPKITQSITAGEDAFGKAHEDPKQIPSVTTPSDGGNKDGDSLDIGSEGDPKKGQALLRPQLKGRRSAWTEIVN
- a CDS encoding GspH/FimT family pseudopilin, translating into MELRLPQSCQQGFTLIELMITLLIFGVLLSLAGPPFQAWVRGTQLRTYAESFQSAVQLARAEAIKRNGYVELVLTNDAVSPAISASVSANNKGTAWLIRACPDCINLGNAPTVANPSYPFIEGKTVTEGNSAQFKLVADQSLLRFDALGRANRSLSIIVSANESEVADCRKATAESNTIQSPARICLLADEGGNTQLCLPDAPAKNPASCMRTAK